A section of the Pediococcus inopinatus genome encodes:
- a CDS encoding mannose/fructose/sorbose PTS transporter subunit IIA → MVGIIIASHGEFANGILQSGSMIFGDQEDVKAVTLKPSEGPDDIKGKLEAAVATFKNQDEVLFLVDLWGGTPFNQVNNLFEAHKDKWAIVAGLNLPMLIEAYSSRMSMDSARDIAAHIQETAIEGVKVRPEELQVKEASAKPANTGAAAGKPGKLEYVLARIDSRLLHGQVATGWSKATNPTRIIVVSDSVAKDELRTTMIKQAAPSGVKAHVVPIDQMIKLSKDDKHFGGQRALLLFETPQDALRAVEGGVPLKTINVGSMSHSVGKVQPNKVLAFDQKDIDTFAKLKADGITFDVRKVPTDSKDNMDEILKKAETQLQKQE, encoded by the coding sequence ATGGTAGGGATTATCATTGCTAGTCATGGTGAATTCGCTAACGGAATCTTGCAATCCGGATCAATGATCTTTGGAGATCAAGAAGACGTAAAAGCTGTTACATTAAAGCCCAGCGAAGGACCTGACGACATTAAAGGAAAATTGGAAGCAGCTGTTGCTACTTTCAAGAACCAAGATGAGGTGTTGTTCTTAGTTGATCTTTGGGGCGGAACACCATTTAATCAAGTTAATAACTTGTTTGAAGCTCACAAAGACAAATGGGCGATTGTTGCCGGTTTGAACTTACCAATGTTGATTGAGGCATATTCTTCAAGAATGTCTATGGATAGTGCACGTGATATCGCGGCTCATATCCAAGAGACTGCCATTGAAGGTGTTAAGGTTCGACCAGAGGAATTACAGGTCAAAGAAGCATCTGCAAAACCTGCAAATACAGGGGCTGCTGCTGGTAAGCCTGGAAAGCTTGAATATGTTTTGGCGCGAATTGATTCACGTTTACTACATGGACAAGTTGCAACTGGTTGGTCAAAAGCTACTAATCCAACTCGAATTATTGTTGTTTCTGACAGTGTTGCCAAAGATGAGTTACGGACAACCATGATCAAACAGGCTGCTCCTTCAGGTGTGAAGGCACATGTTGTGCCAATCGATCAGATGATCAAGTTATCTAAGGATGACAAGCATTTCGGTGGTCAACGAGCATTATTGCTTTTTGAAACACCACAAGATGCCCTTAGAGCCGTTGAAGGTGGCGTTCCACTGAAGACTATCAACGTAGGTTCTATGTCACATTCAGTTGGTAAAGTTCAACCTAACAAGGTTTTAGCTTTTGATCAAAAAGATATTGATACATTTGCTAAATTGAAGGCTGATGGAATTACATTCGATGTTCGTAAAGTCCCAACCGACTCAAAAGACAATATGGATGAAATTCTTAAAAAAGCAGAGACTCAGTTACAAAAACAAGAATAA
- a CDS encoding sigma-54-dependent transcriptional regulator produces MKRKDRIYQYIVEKTTPDETNQLTGAETFTTEQVADELDLIRSNVSKELNQLVREEKLTKLAGRPVRYCRRGAAQEPEKEVITSPLSAGKRRIHSGLEHTEKPKKSAGISDVFEHMIGNSSSMRNQIEQAKAAILYPPRGLNTLVIGPTGSGKTYFANAMFQFAQNQDLIKKDDQLITFNCADYSHNPELLMSHLFGYVKGAFTGADEEKDGLIQEADNGMLFLDEVHRLPPEGQEMIFYFMDHGTYSKLGETSKIHHANVRLVCATTEDPESSLLKTFVRRIPITIQLPAFNKRSAKERVELLKVLLSLEANRTHKQITLTEDVVQSLLGSVTYGNVGQLKSNIQLVCARGFLNSIENENEIVITVDDLPPNIKDGLVHLAANRRDSGEISKLLEPYMTIQPDSDTHVLTNRNDSYELPYNLYEIIGDKATLLRQQGLDQEHINHFITTDINLHLKTFSPDEDDTRGESKLAEIVNQDIIDFTKETQVKIEKILDYNFRDNFLYAMSLHISSFIKRIQSGKPMRTMSRDLIAMVEEYPDEMKVAQKIKAQLENRYNVPIPESESYYLAILLVSLKVAPTSGKVGIVVAAHGSSTATSMVQVVSQLLSDNTIQSFDMPLDMNPKTAYKDIVECVNRADEGNGVLLLVDMGSLSTFGTKITEETHIPVKTIDMVTTAMVLEAARKASFIETDLAAIYSELREFRGYSRVNASTKKEELPNSSKETNSTSVRPKAIVAICSTGEGTAKKIQSMLDQLLVENLIEDIKVIPISLVNMDEHIHSLQTEYQIIATTGVTHPGIQVPFMPLQNLLEGGGERFLDKVLERDSLSSFDSHQDMKLTKEVCAQYLDEFYTFINPHKITDVLWQYIDQLQADTNKKFSEPFKINLIMHIAGAIERSLTNGEISASDAELKEMVNSKWYSAVKAVDDMYLHRIRIELPPEEVYYIVKLLESWQVKDETVSLTN; encoded by the coding sequence ATGAAGAGAAAAGATCGGATTTACCAATATATTGTCGAAAAAACAACTCCGGATGAAACAAATCAGTTAACCGGTGCAGAAACTTTTACTACAGAACAAGTGGCTGATGAGTTAGATTTGATCCGCTCCAATGTCAGCAAAGAATTGAATCAACTGGTCCGTGAAGAAAAACTAACTAAATTGGCGGGACGACCAGTTCGTTATTGTCGTCGCGGCGCAGCTCAAGAGCCCGAAAAAGAAGTAATTACATCACCACTTTCGGCAGGCAAACGCCGTATTCATAGTGGCTTAGAGCACACTGAAAAACCAAAAAAATCAGCAGGTATCAGTGATGTTTTTGAGCACATGATTGGGAATAGCTCTAGTATGCGTAATCAGATTGAACAGGCCAAGGCTGCAATTTTGTATCCACCACGTGGCTTGAATACCCTCGTGATTGGCCCGACCGGATCTGGTAAAACATACTTTGCTAATGCCATGTTTCAGTTTGCTCAAAATCAGGATTTAATAAAAAAAGACGATCAACTAATTACCTTTAATTGTGCGGATTATTCGCATAATCCAGAGCTGTTAATGTCACATTTGTTTGGGTACGTAAAGGGTGCTTTCACGGGTGCAGACGAAGAGAAAGATGGGCTGATTCAAGAGGCTGATAACGGGATGCTATTTTTGGATGAAGTGCATCGGTTACCTCCCGAAGGCCAAGAAATGATCTTTTATTTCATGGACCACGGCACCTACAGCAAATTGGGTGAGACTTCTAAGATTCACCATGCTAATGTGCGTTTAGTTTGTGCAACAACGGAAGATCCAGAAAGTTCTCTATTAAAAACTTTCGTTCGCCGAATTCCGATTACCATCCAATTACCTGCATTTAATAAACGGAGTGCAAAAGAACGAGTTGAATTGTTAAAGGTGCTGTTAAGCCTTGAAGCCAATCGGACTCACAAGCAAATTACGCTAACAGAAGATGTTGTCCAGTCGCTTTTAGGTAGTGTGACTTACGGAAACGTTGGTCAGTTGAAATCAAACATCCAACTGGTTTGCGCACGTGGTTTTTTAAATAGCATTGAAAACGAAAACGAAATTGTGATTACAGTGGATGACTTGCCACCGAATATTAAGGATGGGTTAGTTCATCTTGCGGCTAATCGTCGTGATTCAGGCGAAATTTCTAAGTTATTAGAGCCTTACATGACCATTCAGCCGGATTCTGATACCCACGTGTTAACGAACCGAAATGATAGTTATGAATTGCCATATAATCTGTATGAAATTATTGGTGATAAGGCGACTTTGCTTCGTCAGCAAGGATTAGACCAAGAGCATATCAATCATTTCATTACGACTGATATTAATCTTCATTTAAAAACTTTTTCGCCAGATGAAGATGATACACGCGGTGAGTCAAAACTTGCAGAAATTGTGAATCAAGATATCATTGATTTCACCAAGGAAACGCAAGTTAAAATCGAAAAAATCTTAGACTATAATTTTCGCGATAATTTCTTGTATGCTATGAGTTTGCATATTAGTTCCTTCATTAAAAGAATTCAGTCTGGGAAACCAATGCGAACAATGAGTCGTGATTTGATTGCCATGGTGGAAGAGTATCCTGACGAGATGAAGGTGGCACAAAAAATTAAGGCCCAGTTGGAAAATCGTTATAATGTGCCGATTCCTGAATCTGAAAGCTATTATTTAGCAATCTTGCTTGTTTCACTAAAAGTGGCACCAACCTCTGGGAAAGTTGGTATTGTGGTGGCCGCACATGGAAGCAGCACGGCGACATCCATGGTTCAGGTTGTGTCTCAATTACTATCTGATAACACCATTCAATCGTTTGATATGCCTCTAGACATGAATCCTAAAACGGCTTATAAGGATATTGTGGAGTGTGTTAATCGTGCTGATGAAGGTAATGGCGTTTTACTACTTGTTGATATGGGATCGTTAAGTACTTTTGGCACCAAGATTACGGAAGAAACGCATATCCCGGTTAAGACCATTGATATGGTCACAACGGCGATGGTCTTGGAGGCAGCTCGAAAGGCTTCCTTTATTGAAACGGATTTAGCAGCTATTTATTCAGAGCTCCGCGAATTCCGTGGCTATTCTCGTGTGAATGCCAGTACGAAAAAAGAAGAATTGCCGAATAGTTCAAAGGAAACAAATTCAACGTCAGTCCGTCCAAAGGCAATTGTGGCAATTTGTTCAACAGGTGAAGGAACGGCCAAGAAAATTCAATCGATGTTGGACCAATTATTAGTGGAAAACTTAATTGAAGATATTAAGGTAATTCCAATATCTTTAGTTAATATGGATGAACATATCCACAGCCTCCAAACGGAGTATCAAATTATTGCGACAACTGGTGTTACGCATCCTGGCATTCAAGTGCCATTCATGCCCCTACAAAATCTTTTGGAAGGTGGCGGCGAACGGTTCCTTGATAAAGTGTTAGAGCGCGATTCCCTCAGTTCTTTTGATAGCCATCAGGATATGAAACTAACCAAAGAAGTTTGTGCACAATACTTGGATGAATTTTATACTTTTATTAATCCACATAAAATTACCGATGTTTTATGGCAGTACATTGATCAACTTCAGGCTGATACAAATAAAAAATTCAGCGAACCGTTCAAAATTAATCTCATCATGCATATCGCAGGAGCCATCGAACGCTCGTTGACGAATGGTGAAATATCGGCCAGCGATGCAGAATTAAAAGAGATGGTCAATTCTAAGTGGTATTCAGCAGTGAAGGCAGTGGATGATATGTATCTTCACCGAATTAGAATTGAATTACCACCAGAAGAAGTTTATTACATTGTGAAACTCCTTGAAAGCTGGCAAGTTAAAGATGAAACGGTCAGTTTAACTAACTAA
- a CDS encoding IS3 family transposase, translating into MNKQHRLAYQAISEVSQGKQGAVTKLLKVVGVSRQAYYKGINRQITSWERQDKVLKERVQYWFDFHFQGIGAGNLLTNLEKDNQVTFAVTLKQVKRIMRELGLRCEIKVKKHNRVKQSDQYILDNTLNQSFKVTAPNQVWLSDSTELTYGVNGEHKVRLSGVLDLYGRKLLAYNLSLTETSAAEIQVFQRAFNQFSNAHPLIHTDRGSAYTSGAFNNYLARYNVTRSMSRPGTPYDNAPMERWWNEFKLRWMARHPLAKTYEELVKLVEDGIYYFNHHNRSAIRNGLTPDEYWNEAI; encoded by the coding sequence GTGAATAAACAGCATCGACTGGCATATCAGGCCATAAGTGAAGTCAGTCAGGGGAAACAAGGAGCGGTCACCAAACTACTTAAAGTTGTCGGCGTAAGCCGTCAAGCTTATTACAAAGGAATTAATCGCCAAATAACATCTTGGGAAAGACAAGATAAAGTACTTAAGGAGCGTGTCCAATACTGGTTTGATTTTCATTTTCAAGGAATAGGAGCTGGGAATCTTCTTACTAACCTAGAAAAAGATAACCAAGTCACTTTTGCTGTGACACTTAAACAAGTGAAACGAATTATGCGTGAACTCGGATTACGCTGTGAAATCAAGGTTAAGAAACATAATCGGGTTAAACAGTCTGATCAATATATCCTGGATAACACTTTAAATCAAAGCTTCAAAGTTACGGCACCTAATCAAGTTTGGTTATCAGACTCAACTGAATTAACCTACGGTGTAAATGGTGAGCACAAGGTACGTTTAAGTGGTGTCTTAGATTTATACGGGCGAAAACTGTTAGCCTACAATCTAAGCCTGACGGAGACTAGTGCAGCCGAAATTCAAGTATTTCAGCGAGCTTTCAATCAATTTAGTAATGCTCATCCATTAATTCACACAGATCGAGGATCTGCTTATACTTCTGGAGCTTTCAATAATTATTTGGCTCGTTATAACGTGACACGTAGCATGTCAAGACCAGGCACTCCATACGACAACGCTCCGATGGAACGTTGGTGGAATGAATTTAAACTTCGTTGGATGGCTCGCCATCCGTTGGCAAAAACTTATGAAGAACTAGTAAAACTTGTAGAAGATGGAATATATTATTTTAACCACCATAACCGTTCAGCAATAAGAAATGGCCTCACTCCAGATGAATACTGGAATGAAGCCATTTAG
- a CDS encoding helix-turn-helix domain-containing protein has protein sequence MPRSKYTAAEKLAILTEFKQSNLSLGNFAKHNKVATQTVKDWQVKYQSGGTEELSEAHHNKHYSKELKREAISDFLNGEGTYREIAIKYGLRSTTQILNWVSRYNRDKQITASPFRKQVPIMSRKTNFKERIEVVEYVTRHKHSYAEAAEHFAVSYQQARSWVLKTKQAGYEALIDNRGHHKQLSELTDLEKANLRIRQLESELKDKELMEAFIKKFQEIQRRE, from the coding sequence ATGCCTAGATCTAAATATACAGCGGCTGAAAAATTAGCGATATTGACGGAATTTAAACAGTCAAACTTATCTTTAGGTAACTTTGCCAAACACAATAAGGTTGCAACCCAAACTGTGAAAGATTGGCAAGTAAAGTATCAAAGTGGCGGGACCGAAGAGCTTTCCGAAGCCCATCATAACAAGCATTACTCTAAGGAGTTAAAACGGGAAGCCATTAGTGATTTTTTGAATGGTGAAGGCACGTATCGTGAAATAGCTATAAAGTATGGATTACGATCAACGACTCAGATACTCAATTGGGTTTCCAGGTATAATAGGGATAAACAAATAACGGCCTCGCCGTTTAGAAAGCAGGTCCCTATTATGAGTCGTAAAACCAACTTTAAGGAACGTATTGAGGTTGTCGAATATGTGACAAGACACAAACATAGTTATGCTGAAGCAGCCGAACATTTCGCTGTTTCTTATCAGCAAGCACGCTCATGGGTACTTAAAACAAAACAAGCTGGCTATGAAGCTCTGATTGATAATCGTGGACATCATAAACAACTAAGTGAACTAACTGATTTAGAAAAAGCTAATTTGCGAATCCGACAACTAGAATCAGAGTTGAAAGATAAAGAACTTATGGAAGCCTTCATAAAAAAATTTCAAGAAATTCAGCGCAGGGAGTGA
- a CDS encoding head-tail connector protein: protein MSVTVQDIERSLRIDLTDDGALIQTYIDTAVAYIQNAVDSTHTVEQLETYPQFNFAVSLLVQFWYSNRDTDMKETPYQVVSMIQQLRGKINDN, encoded by the coding sequence TTGAGTGTAACAGTTCAGGATATCGAAAGAAGTTTAAGAATTGATTTAACAGATGATGGTGCTTTAATTCAAACATATATAGATACAGCAGTAGCGTATATTCAAAACGCCGTGGACAGTACACATACAGTAGAGCAATTGGAAACATATCCACAGTTTAACTTTGCTGTGTCTCTATTGGTTCAATTTTGGTATAGCAATCGTGATACAGATATGAAAGAAACACCATACCAAGTGGTTTCTATGATCCAACAATTAAGAGGAAAGATAAATGACAATTAA
- a CDS encoding phage major capsid protein, translating into MKEKRFTTKAELRADEPTDNETADTSTDNTDTDTNDNDSKGKTLSGYAVVFNSPSKDLGGFTEVVSPKAFDGVDLSNVLMLANHDYSQVLASVKAGTLKLAVDDKGLHFDATLPNTSFANDVYEEVSSGNVDSASFSFAVAQDGDTFTKDDSGNVTRTINSVKSLFDVSVVAVPAYDSTSVAVDSRSYEKFMNQTKEENTNMEKTIIDNTKEKTETRSFENYIRSEGEQRDGLTTEGNTAVVPSEVVTPIFEYKQNDANLGRFATVKTVSAPSGVYPISTNSNAILATKDELATIADVDAGITGVNFKVATRAGKIYLSQEIVDDSEVPIVNEVQAQLQKLVNNTDNSNIVALLKKATKSAITSVDGIKKAFNVDLDPALNKIIITNQGGYNYLDQLKDSEGRYMLQTDPTAPTGSALLGAPIVVVPSTLLPDETDGSFPLFVGDLSQYLAIFKRNQVTTNWQQFDSYSQGLAVVVRNCYSVIDDKAMVYLALAPASAATPAK; encoded by the coding sequence TTGAAAGAAAAAAGATTCACAACTAAAGCAGAGTTAAGAGCAGACGAACCAACAGACAATGAAACAGCTGATACGTCCACAGATAACACTGATACAGATACCAATGACAACGATAGCAAAGGTAAAACCTTAAGCGGTTATGCAGTCGTATTTAACAGCCCTAGCAAAGACTTAGGCGGCTTCACAGAGGTGGTTAGCCCTAAGGCATTTGACGGTGTGGACTTGAGTAACGTTTTAATGTTAGCTAACCATGATTACAGCCAAGTTTTAGCTAGCGTTAAGGCCGGTACTTTAAAGCTAGCGGTAGATGATAAAGGACTTCATTTTGACGCTACCTTGCCTAACACAAGCTTTGCTAATGACGTTTATGAAGAAGTATCAAGTGGCAATGTGGATAGTGCTAGTTTTAGCTTTGCAGTTGCACAAGATGGCGACACATTCACGAAAGACGATTCAGGCAACGTTACACGCACAATTAATAGTGTTAAGTCCCTGTTTGATGTGAGTGTGGTAGCAGTACCTGCTTACGATTCTACAAGTGTTGCAGTAGATTCACGTAGCTATGAAAAATTTATGAACCAAACAAAAGAGGAGAATACAAACATGGAAAAAACTATTATTGATAATACAAAAGAAAAAACAGAAACACGATCATTTGAGAACTATATCCGAAGTGAGGGCGAGCAACGGGACGGCTTAACAACCGAAGGCAACACTGCTGTTGTTCCTAGTGAAGTAGTTACGCCAATTTTTGAATATAAGCAAAATGACGCTAATTTAGGGCGCTTCGCAACTGTTAAGACTGTTTCAGCTCCATCAGGTGTTTATCCTATTTCTACTAACTCAAATGCTATTTTAGCAACTAAAGACGAGCTAGCTACTATTGCAGACGTTGACGCTGGCATTACTGGTGTTAATTTTAAGGTTGCAACACGAGCAGGCAAGATCTATTTATCTCAAGAAATTGTAGACGATTCAGAGGTACCAATCGTAAACGAAGTTCAGGCACAATTACAAAAGCTAGTTAATAACACTGATAACAGCAATATTGTGGCATTACTAAAGAAAGCTACCAAGTCAGCCATTACTAGTGTTGACGGAATCAAGAAAGCCTTTAACGTTGATTTAGACCCCGCTTTAAATAAGATTATTATTACCAACCAAGGCGGTTATAACTACCTTGACCAATTGAAGGATAGTGAAGGGCGTTACATGCTACAAACTGACCCCACAGCTCCTACAGGTTCTGCATTGTTAGGTGCTCCAATCGTGGTAGTACCAAGTACCTTATTACCAGATGAGACAGACGGCAGTTTTCCATTATTTGTGGGTGACTTGTCACAATACCTTGCAATCTTCAAACGTAACCAAGTAACTACTAACTGGCAACAATTTGACAGCTATTCACAAGGCTTGGCTGTAGTAGTCCGTAACTGCTACTCTGTTATTGATGATAAAGCCATGGTATATCTTGCCTTAGCACCAGCAAGCGCAGCTACACCAGCTAAATAA
- a CDS encoding phage portal protein, with product MSFFMGSNKSDIEPDKDTAFLDALVSMSSDDSSVYVGAGSLRNADVFTAIRVIASDIASNPIQGSNDKTAKLLNDNPNSLMNGFNFKFALAVNLLLNGNSFAEIIRDNNGRPTQLNFIKNSQMTVKQDDQSGIVTYNYKQNRFNSRQIAPVNMLHFKYFTQDGIVGVSPLYALKDQIQVQKSGNSLLNSFFKNGINGTSVLKVNQSDLSEASKENLRAQFEKANSGNNALKTVVLDSSMDLSNLEVNTDVLKFINSNDWSSRQIAEAFGIPIERLGVENSHSSNEQSNILYLQNSLSNYFAVFTSEINSKLAGTYTFNTDKLFSADPATNQDLALKGLQGGLLTVNEARSKIGLAPVDNGDQILFNKNYVPIEDLNSNEEVTN from the coding sequence ATGAGTTTTTTTATGGGAAGTAATAAGAGTGATATTGAACCAGACAAAGATACGGCATTTCTTGATGCACTTGTTTCTATGAGTAGTGATGATAGTTCTGTGTATGTAGGTGCAGGATCTTTAAGAAATGCAGATGTGTTTACTGCCATTCGAGTAATTGCATCTGATATTGCAAGCAATCCAATTCAAGGCAGTAACGATAAAACTGCTAAGCTTTTGAATGATAATCCTAATTCATTAATGAACGGATTTAATTTTAAGTTTGCGTTAGCCGTTAATTTACTTTTAAATGGCAATTCATTTGCTGAAATTATTAGAGATAATAACGGACGACCGACACAGCTTAATTTTATTAAGAACAGTCAAATGACTGTAAAACAGGACGATCAGAGCGGAATAGTTACCTATAACTATAAGCAAAACAGATTTAACTCGCGTCAGATTGCGCCTGTCAACATGCTACATTTTAAGTATTTCACACAAGATGGCATTGTGGGAGTTAGTCCGCTATATGCGTTGAAAGATCAGATCCAAGTACAAAAATCAGGCAATAGTTTGCTGAATAGCTTCTTTAAAAATGGAATTAATGGCACAAGCGTTTTAAAGGTTAATCAGTCTGATTTGAGTGAAGCTTCAAAAGAAAACTTACGAGCGCAATTTGAAAAAGCCAACAGTGGCAACAATGCCTTAAAAACTGTAGTGCTTGATTCTTCAATGGACTTGAGTAATTTAGAAGTGAATACGGACGTTCTGAAATTCATTAATTCCAATGACTGGAGTAGTCGGCAGATTGCAGAGGCTTTCGGTATTCCTATCGAAAGATTAGGCGTAGAAAATAGCCATTCAAGTAATGAACAAAGTAATATTCTTTACTTACAAAATTCACTATCAAATTATTTTGCAGTTTTTACTAGCGAGATTAACAGTAAACTGGCTGGCACGTACACATTTAACACGGATAAACTTTTCAGTGCAGACCCAGCAACTAACCAAGATTTAGCTTTAAAAGGCTTGCAAGGTGGTTTGCTAACGGTTAATGAAGCTCGTTCAAAAATTGGACTGGCACCCGTGGATAATGGCGATCAGATTTTATTTAATAAAAATTATGTTCCTATTGAGGACTTAAACAGTAATGAGGAGGTTACAAATTGA